The Spirosoma radiotolerans genome has a window encoding:
- a CDS encoding YceI family protein, translating to MATTKWVVDPMHSEIQFKVKHLVISTVTGTFRNFEGGATTEHDDFDNAEVHFSLDVDSVDTNQEMRDTHLKAPDFFDAATYPKIAFKSTSFKKVDDDEYAMTGDLTIKGVTKPVTLKAEYGGTAKDAYGNQKFGFEVTGKINRKEFGLTYNALTETGGLALGEDIKLSANIQLAKAA from the coding sequence ATGGCAACTACAAAATGGGTCGTTGACCCCATGCACTCCGAAATCCAGTTCAAAGTAAAACACCTGGTTATCTCAACCGTAACCGGTACATTCCGGAATTTCGAAGGTGGTGCTACTACCGAGCACGACGACTTTGACAATGCCGAAGTGCATTTCTCTCTGGATGTCGACAGCGTGGATACCAATCAGGAAATGCGCGATACACACCTGAAAGCACCCGACTTTTTCGATGCCGCAACCTATCCGAAAATTGCCTTCAAATCGACCTCCTTCAAAAAAGTTGATGACGATGAATACGCGATGACCGGCGATCTGACCATTAAAGGTGTTACCAAACCCGTAACCCTGAAAGCCGAATACGGCGGAACGGCTAAAGATGCCTATGGTAATCAAAAATTTGGTTTCGAGGTGACGGGCAAAATCAACCGCAAGGAATTTGGCCTGACCTACAACGCCTTAACGGAAACGGGTGGCCTAGCCCTTGGTGAAGACATCAAACTATCCGCTAACATTCAATTGGCCAAAGCGGCCTAA
- a CDS encoding helix-turn-helix domain-containing protein: MKSAQPLRINTISEYHQLMGLPKPEHPLISVVNFDAIKRLPHDSPKSLIHNFYSIALKRNFNGKLKYGQQEYDFDEGILLFISPGQVFSIEAEGDLKHTGWMLLVHPDYLWNTPLAKTIKQYDYFSYAVHEALHLSEKEEAMLAGIIQNIGQEYHSPIDKFSQNVIIAQLDLLLTYADRFYHRQFITRKITNHQLLTRLEDTLDEYVNSDALAQKGLPTVQYIADVLNVSPNYLSVLLNVLTGQSTQQHIHDKLIEKAKEKLSTTTLSVSQIAYELGFEHSQSFSKLFKSKTNLSPLDFRHSFQQPLSATSQETATTIND, from the coding sequence ATGAAAAGTGCCCAGCCCCTCCGGATTAATACGATAAGCGAGTATCATCAGCTGATGGGTCTTCCAAAACCGGAGCATCCATTAATTAGTGTCGTTAATTTTGACGCGATTAAACGTTTGCCGCACGATAGTCCCAAGAGCCTCATCCATAACTTTTATTCCATCGCGCTCAAGCGAAATTTCAATGGTAAATTGAAATATGGCCAGCAGGAATATGACTTTGACGAAGGAATACTGCTGTTTATTTCGCCGGGTCAGGTTTTTTCCATTGAGGCTGAAGGAGATCTGAAACATACGGGCTGGATGTTGCTCGTTCACCCCGATTATTTATGGAATACGCCGTTGGCCAAAACCATAAAGCAATATGATTATTTCAGCTATGCCGTGCATGAAGCCCTGCATCTTTCGGAGAAAGAAGAAGCCATGCTCGCCGGTATTATTCAAAACATCGGGCAGGAATATCACTCACCGATTGATAAATTCAGCCAGAACGTAATCATTGCCCAGCTTGATTTATTGCTGACCTATGCCGATCGGTTTTACCATCGCCAGTTCATTACCCGAAAAATTACAAACCATCAGCTTCTGACCCGTTTAGAAGACACCCTTGACGAATATGTCAACAGCGACGCGCTAGCGCAAAAAGGGTTGCCAACGGTGCAATACATCGCCGACGTATTGAATGTATCGCCCAATTACCTGAGTGTCTTATTAAACGTACTGACTGGCCAAAGCACCCAACAGCATATACACGATAAACTGATCGAAAAAGCGAAAGAAAAATTATCGACTACGACGCTTTCGGTTAGTCAAATCGCCTATGAATTGGGGTTCGAACATTCGCAGTCGTTCAGTAAATTATTCAAAAGCAAAACCAATCTCTCGCCGTTAGACTTTCGGCACTCCTTTCAGCAGCCTCTCTCCGCGACGAGTCAAGAAACGGCTACAACAATCAACGATTAA
- a CDS encoding helix-turn-helix transcriptional regulator, protein MPANRNALVRYKTIDACLRNRLRKWTLDDLIEKVSESLYEYEGIDKGISRRTIQADLQLMRSDKLGYFAPILVVDKKYYTYEDPTYSITNIPLSEGDLSRMNEAVDVLRQFKGFSHFTALNEVVQKLEDHVYSTARKSVSVIDFEKNENLKGLHFLDDLYQAIIHQRVLLIQYQSFSARLPRTFAFHAWWLKEFKNRWFVVGIRDKKGHPMNLALDRIGSVAVAPDVAYMANQHYDPEIYYRDVIGVTVSASLPPIKAILFVSHLHAPYVETKPLHHSQQVLERTNDGIIIQLTVQHNFELEKEILGFGDGMRVLDPARLRQSIQSRLQAGLAAYTRANAKPDDRQ, encoded by the coding sequence GTGCCTGCCAACCGAAACGCGCTTGTCCGCTACAAAACCATTGACGCCTGCCTTCGTAACAGACTCCGCAAATGGACGCTCGATGACCTGATCGAAAAAGTATCCGAATCCCTGTATGAATACGAAGGCATCGACAAAGGCATTAGTCGGCGCACGATTCAGGCTGACCTTCAATTGATGCGAAGCGACAAGCTGGGATACTTCGCCCCTATTCTGGTTGTCGACAAAAAATACTACACCTACGAAGACCCGACCTACAGCATCACCAATATTCCCCTGTCGGAGGGCGATCTGTCGCGAATGAATGAAGCGGTCGACGTACTCCGGCAGTTCAAGGGGTTTTCCCATTTCACGGCGCTGAATGAGGTCGTTCAGAAACTGGAAGACCATGTGTATTCGACCGCCCGAAAGTCGGTGTCCGTTATTGATTTCGAGAAAAACGAAAACCTGAAAGGGCTGCATTTCCTGGACGATCTGTACCAGGCCATTATTCATCAGCGCGTGCTCTTGATTCAGTATCAGTCGTTTTCGGCCCGGCTTCCGCGCACCTTCGCGTTTCATGCCTGGTGGTTGAAGGAATTCAAAAATCGATGGTTTGTGGTGGGTATTCGTGATAAAAAAGGCCATCCCATGAACCTGGCGCTGGATCGTATTGGCTCGGTAGCCGTTGCGCCCGACGTTGCCTACATGGCCAACCAGCACTATGATCCCGAGATATATTACCGGGATGTCATCGGCGTGACGGTCAGTGCAAGCCTGCCACCGATTAAAGCAATACTTTTTGTCAGCCATTTACACGCTCCCTATGTCGAAACAAAGCCGCTTCACCATTCACAGCAGGTACTGGAGCGAACAAACGACGGCATTATTATTCAACTCACCGTACAGCACAACTTCGAGTTAGAGAAAGAGATCCTCGGATTTGGCGATGGGATGCGTGTTCTCGACCCCGCACGACTCCGTCAAAGTATTCAGAGCCGCTTGCAGGCTGGTTTGGCTGCTTATACCCGAGCCAACGCTAAACCGGATGATCGGCAATAA
- a CDS encoding extracellular catalytic domain type 1 short-chain-length polyhydroxyalkanoate depolymerase translates to MVKLIVGICLTGFIALTNKLLPDVLIPSSFRLAAATEASVRDTIQHDGQVRIYWVHLPSSYAKTDTSLPLVIALHGGGGSGQQFEAQSKLSEKADKEGFIVVYPDGRQNPGVLRLRTWNAGGCCGQISSVQHTDDVGFIKKLIDKLADTYRVDTKRVYATGHSNGAMLCYRLACELPDKLAAIAANSGTMQIKTACQPRRVMPILHIHSQLDQNVPFAGGVGLRSLNKQWNAPVDSTLNVFARLAHCTTQKQVVQKTSSYTFYKWATCTDGIELHYYLTTDGGHSWPGGTKAVRMVGDPPSEAFLNNDIIWQFFKNYALP, encoded by the coding sequence ATGGTAAAACTCATTGTTGGCATTTGTCTTACTGGCTTTATAGCGCTAACCAATAAACTCTTACCAGACGTACTTATACCATCTAGTTTCCGACTGGCAGCGGCCACAGAGGCCAGCGTTCGGGATACGATACAGCATGATGGCCAGGTTCGTATCTACTGGGTACACCTCCCATCATCGTACGCAAAAACCGATACATCCCTACCATTGGTCATTGCGTTACACGGGGGCGGAGGAAGTGGACAGCAATTTGAAGCTCAATCGAAACTAAGCGAAAAGGCTGACAAGGAAGGATTTATCGTGGTGTATCCCGATGGGCGACAAAACCCCGGTGTGCTAAGGTTACGTACCTGGAATGCCGGTGGCTGCTGCGGTCAGATTTCCTCGGTTCAGCACACGGATGATGTAGGGTTTATAAAAAAATTAATCGACAAGCTGGCCGATACGTATCGGGTCGATACCAAAAGAGTGTATGCCACTGGCCACTCCAATGGTGCTATGCTTTGCTACCGGCTGGCCTGCGAACTTCCGGATAAACTAGCGGCTATTGCGGCCAATTCAGGAACGATGCAGATCAAAACGGCTTGTCAACCCCGACGTGTCATGCCCATTCTTCATATACACTCCCAGTTGGACCAGAATGTACCGTTCGCAGGGGGTGTGGGATTGAGAAGTCTTAACAAACAATGGAATGCCCCCGTCGATAGTACGTTAAACGTGTTTGCTCGACTAGCCCACTGCACCACTCAAAAGCAAGTTGTACAAAAGACGTCGAGCTACACGTTTTATAAATGGGCAACTTGCACCGATGGCATTGAACTTCACTATTACCTAACCACCGATGGGGGTCATTCCTGGCCGGGCGGCACCAAAGCCGTTAGAATGGTTGGTGATCCACCCTCCGAAGCATTTCTGAATAATGACATCATCTGGCAGTTTTTCAAAAACTATGCCCTTCCCTAG
- a CDS encoding TetR/AcrR family transcriptional regulator gives MGILERRLRQKVEVKTSILQAAWQLVLEEGWQALSIRKIADAIEYSVPVIYTHFENKDAILEEFTKEGFRQLTEVIIQQRDSQLDPSQQLVAIAQGYWDFAFAHKEYYQVMFGLGIPRCEQVNQVAEIKQFSQILIQVIQNAIDKSQQPEVNAFLKFHTYWSILHGLVSIQLIDQQPNENPWSQLVLKDAIDGYIKALNS, from the coding sequence ATGGGCATCCTTGAGCGTCGGTTACGGCAAAAAGTAGAAGTTAAAACCAGCATCTTGCAGGCGGCCTGGCAGCTCGTTCTGGAAGAGGGTTGGCAGGCGCTTTCTATTCGTAAAATCGCTGATGCCATTGAATATAGTGTCCCTGTTATCTACACCCATTTCGAGAACAAGGACGCTATTCTCGAAGAGTTCACCAAAGAGGGCTTTCGGCAACTGACGGAAGTCATTATTCAGCAACGGGATAGCCAGCTTGATCCCAGCCAGCAATTGGTAGCTATTGCGCAAGGCTACTGGGATTTCGCTTTTGCGCATAAGGAGTACTACCAGGTTATGTTTGGGCTGGGCATCCCCCGTTGCGAGCAAGTAAATCAGGTGGCGGAGATTAAGCAGTTTTCTCAGATACTCATTCAGGTTATCCAGAACGCGATTGATAAAAGTCAGCAACCTGAGGTCAATGCGTTCCTGAAATTCCACACGTACTGGTCTATTTTACATGGGCTGGTATCTATTCAACTCATTGATCAACAGCCTAATGAAAACCCATGGAGCCAACTGGTGTTGAAAGATGCCATCGATGGATACATTAAAGCATTGAACAGCTAA
- a CDS encoding RtcB family protein — METLVSLDDITSLGPIPDHLQPAFLRVANGLVQRAEYSKQKAMGLLAQMLQNPKKFAFSKNKVTNLAKSIYDLNEQGIVIPLSETGVRFLPREVAPPVLASHEKQPENTFGLRTEPLPYAVFGREQIEEGALAQMQTAVSLPVSLAGALMPDAHQGYGLPIGGVLATDEHTVIPYAVGVDIACRMCLSIFDLPPAFLAREPQLLKKSLVEETKFGMGGETRKKIDESVMELPEWQATKVIRDLKDKAYRQLGSSGTGNHFVEWGIVTIHETEHPAEPLALNLPPGEYLALLSHSGSRGFGASIANTYSKLAMQKTRLPKQAAHLAWLDLNTEEGQEYWIGMNLAGEYASANHHEIHNKLAKAIRQKPLAMVENHHNFAWREQLADGRNVIVHRKGATPAGAGVLGIIPGSMTQPGFVVQGRGNAESINSASHGAGRLMSRSQAFNTLTRSQWNKALQEAGIQLVGGDLDEAPMVYKNIKTVIDAQRDLVSVLATFTPKIVRMADANRKEGRED, encoded by the coding sequence ATGGAAACATTAGTTTCGCTTGACGATATAACCTCATTGGGGCCAATCCCCGATCACTTGCAGCCTGCTTTTCTGCGGGTAGCCAACGGCCTCGTCCAACGTGCCGAATACTCTAAACAAAAAGCGATGGGGTTATTGGCGCAGATGCTTCAGAATCCAAAAAAGTTTGCCTTTTCCAAAAACAAAGTCACGAATCTGGCTAAGTCTATTTATGACCTGAATGAGCAGGGCATCGTTATCCCGCTCAGTGAAACGGGTGTGCGTTTCCTGCCGCGTGAGGTCGCTCCGCCTGTATTAGCGAGCCACGAAAAACAACCCGAGAACACCTTTGGGCTGCGCACTGAACCATTGCCCTATGCGGTGTTTGGCCGGGAGCAAATTGAAGAAGGGGCGTTGGCGCAAATGCAAACAGCCGTCAGCCTGCCGGTTTCGCTGGCCGGGGCGCTCATGCCCGACGCGCACCAGGGTTATGGGCTCCCGATTGGGGGTGTATTGGCTACGGATGAGCATACGGTGATTCCCTACGCCGTTGGCGTCGATATTGCCTGCCGTATGTGCTTATCCATATTCGATTTGCCGCCTGCGTTTCTGGCCCGTGAGCCGCAACTGCTCAAAAAATCGCTGGTCGAGGAAACCAAGTTTGGCATGGGGGGCGAAACCCGTAAGAAAATTGACGAGAGCGTGATGGAGTTGCCCGAATGGCAGGCGACTAAAGTGATTCGTGACCTGAAAGACAAAGCCTACCGGCAGTTGGGAAGCTCTGGTACCGGAAATCACTTTGTGGAGTGGGGAATCGTAACGATCCATGAGACGGAACATCCAGCCGAACCGTTGGCCCTTAACCTGCCGCCGGGCGAATACCTGGCGTTGTTATCCCACTCTGGCTCGCGCGGATTTGGTGCATCCATAGCCAACACCTATTCCAAACTGGCCATGCAGAAAACCCGACTGCCCAAACAGGCGGCTCATCTGGCGTGGCTCGACCTGAACACCGAAGAAGGGCAGGAATACTGGATCGGCATGAATCTGGCGGGTGAATATGCCTCGGCCAACCACCACGAAATCCATAACAAACTGGCCAAAGCCATACGGCAAAAGCCGCTGGCGATGGTTGAAAATCACCATAATTTTGCCTGGAGAGAGCAATTAGCCGACGGGCGGAACGTAATCGTTCACCGGAAAGGGGCAACACCGGCGGGCGCTGGTGTGCTGGGAATCATTCCGGGTTCGATGACCCAGCCAGGTTTTGTGGTGCAGGGGCGGGGCAATGCCGAATCCATCAACTCAGCCTCGCACGGGGCCGGTCGGCTTATGTCCAGAAGCCAGGCGTTTAATACATTGACTCGCTCGCAGTGGAACAAAGCCTTACAGGAGGCCGGAATTCAGCTGGTCGGGGGCGATCTGGACGAAGCGCCGATGGTGTATAAAAACATAAAAACCGTTATCGACGCTCAACGGGATCTGGTATCGGTACTGGCCACGTTTACGCCTAAAATCGTGCGGATGGCCGACGCAAATCGGAAAGAAGGGCGGGAGGATTAG
- a CDS encoding DsbA family oxidoreductase, with translation MDVEIWSDIMCPFCYIGKRKFEHALSQFGHKDQINIVWKSFQLNPDMKTEPGKNINQYLSEIKGWSLAEAKQMNDRVTAMAQEVGLAYDFDKAVVANSWDAHRLIQLAKQQGLGDAAEERLFKAYFTEGRDTSDHATLLELGTEIGLDATAIEQLLTSDQFAEAVKQDVYEAQQVGARGVPFFVLNRRYAVSGAQQPETFLNALDTAWAEWEKSRPTLTELPADGPSCKPGEVC, from the coding sequence ATGGACGTCGAAATCTGGAGTGATATCATGTGCCCTTTTTGCTACATCGGTAAGCGAAAGTTCGAGCACGCCCTGAGCCAGTTTGGGCACAAGGATCAGATAAACATTGTCTGGAAGAGCTTTCAGCTTAACCCCGACATGAAAACGGAACCCGGCAAAAATATTAATCAGTACCTGTCCGAAATAAAGGGATGGAGCCTGGCCGAAGCGAAACAAATGAACGACCGCGTCACGGCAATGGCCCAAGAAGTTGGTTTAGCCTATGACTTCGACAAGGCCGTTGTTGCCAATTCGTGGGATGCGCACCGGCTTATCCAATTGGCGAAACAGCAGGGTCTGGGCGATGCCGCCGAAGAACGGCTGTTTAAGGCTTACTTCACCGAAGGTCGCGACACGTCCGATCACGCAACGCTCCTTGAACTCGGTACGGAGATTGGCCTGGATGCAACCGCTATTGAGCAACTTCTGACTAGCGATCAATTTGCCGAAGCCGTTAAACAGGATGTGTATGAAGCCCAGCAAGTGGGTGCCCGGGGCGTCCCCTTCTTTGTCCTGAATCGCCGGTATGCTGTTTCGGGAGCCCAGCAGCCCGAAACATTTTTGAATGCCCTCGACACCGCCTGGGCCGAGTGGGAGAAATCCAGACCTACTCTCACTGAATTACCCGCCGATGGCCCAAGCTGTAAGCCCGGCGAAGTTTGTTAA
- a CDS encoding slipin family protein, which translates to MKTVRIQALQIGLVFKHGGYQKMLSAGNHWLWSNETVYVYNRGELLQNPPCDLAVLLAYPEVAAALDVVEVKDNEIALQYADGLFQTILRKGRWAYWKGVKQYQYRKADMSQLEIPAAIDLVALMPQPLSAYVRTYSVEAHEQGVLFIDWKFDRVLSAGTYMWWKNNTPVHVLKVDMRQQQMDVSGQEILTKDKASLRLSFYVQFQVQDVVKALVDNKEFDKQLYVSIQLALREYIGGLTLDELLDRKGELGPFVIRATAEKAAELGVDVRNGGVRDIILPGDMRDIMNQVLMAEKKAQANSIMRREETASTRSLLNTAKLMDENQMLWKLKEMEYVEKIADKISSISVSNNGSMVDQLKQLFVRGQSQ; encoded by the coding sequence ATGAAAACTGTACGCATCCAGGCCCTTCAAATCGGGTTAGTGTTCAAACATGGCGGCTATCAAAAAATGCTTTCGGCGGGCAACCACTGGCTCTGGTCGAACGAAACCGTTTATGTTTACAACCGGGGAGAACTGCTACAGAATCCGCCCTGCGATCTGGCGGTGTTGCTTGCCTATCCGGAGGTAGCCGCTGCGCTCGATGTAGTTGAGGTCAAAGACAATGAAATCGCGTTACAATACGCTGATGGGCTTTTTCAGACCATCCTGCGCAAAGGCCGCTGGGCGTATTGGAAGGGCGTAAAGCAGTACCAATACAGAAAAGCGGACATGAGCCAGCTTGAGATTCCCGCAGCGATTGACCTCGTTGCGCTGATGCCTCAGCCCTTATCGGCTTATGTGCGGACATATAGCGTGGAAGCGCACGAACAGGGGGTGCTGTTCATCGACTGGAAATTTGACCGGGTTTTATCTGCCGGGACGTATATGTGGTGGAAAAATAACACACCGGTTCATGTGCTGAAAGTGGATATGCGCCAGCAGCAAATGGACGTGTCGGGACAGGAAATCCTGACCAAAGACAAAGCGTCTCTGCGGTTGAGCTTTTACGTTCAGTTTCAGGTGCAGGATGTGGTTAAAGCGCTGGTTGACAACAAAGAGTTCGACAAGCAGCTCTATGTATCTATACAGTTGGCTCTGCGAGAATACATTGGTGGACTAACGCTCGATGAACTTCTGGACAGAAAAGGGGAACTGGGCCCTTTCGTCATCAGGGCAACGGCTGAAAAAGCCGCTGAATTAGGCGTCGACGTGCGAAACGGGGGCGTGCGCGACATCATTTTGCCCGGCGATATGCGCGACATCATGAACCAGGTGCTGATGGCCGAGAAGAAAGCGCAGGCCAACAGCATCATGCGCCGGGAAGAAACGGCATCGACCCGTAGCTTGCTGAACACCGCCAAGCTGATGGACGAAAACCAAATGCTTTGGAAGCTGAAAGAGATGGAATACGTAGAGAAAATTGCGGATAAAATCAGTTCGATTTCGGTGTCCAACAATGGCTCGATGGTCGATCAACTGAAGCAGCTTTTCGTTCGTGGCCAATCGCAATAA
- a CDS encoding nitroreductase family protein — protein MELLEAMNWRYAAKKMNGQKVPAEKLDTILEAIRLSASSVGLQPYNVIVIDNHELKGKIHEKACPQPQIVEGSHLLVFAHWANLDASQIDAYIQLIASTRNVSVESLTPFADSIKGGLLSKTPEDQAIWASRQAYIGLGSALIAAATEHVDATPMEGFNAAALDELLDLPAKGLRSVALVALGYRDDEKDFLAKAPKVRRAKEQFFIELA, from the coding sequence ATGGAATTACTTGAAGCAATGAACTGGCGGTATGCCGCAAAAAAAATGAATGGCCAGAAAGTGCCCGCCGAGAAACTAGACACGATTCTGGAAGCCATCCGTTTATCAGCATCGTCGGTAGGCTTGCAGCCCTACAATGTCATTGTCATCGACAATCATGAACTAAAAGGCAAAATTCACGAAAAAGCCTGTCCACAACCGCAGATCGTCGAAGGATCGCATTTGCTGGTTTTCGCCCACTGGGCCAACCTGGACGCATCCCAGATTGATGCCTACATTCAGTTGATTGCCAGTACACGCAACGTTTCTGTCGAATCACTGACTCCTTTCGCCGATTCGATTAAAGGTGGACTTTTATCCAAAACGCCGGAAGATCAGGCGATCTGGGCATCTCGCCAGGCATACATCGGCTTGGGATCAGCCCTGATTGCAGCCGCCACCGAGCACGTGGATGCTACGCCTATGGAAGGCTTTAATGCCGCAGCCCTCGACGAACTTCTGGATTTGCCAGCCAAAGGCTTACGTAGTGTGGCACTGGTTGCCCTTGGCTATCGGGATGACGAAAAAGATTTTCTGGCAAAAGCACCCAAAGTGCGTCGCGCCAAAGAACAATTCTTTATTGAATTAGCGTAG
- the fucP gene encoding L-fucose:H+ symporter permease: MQATTVPGPSKAAFTETKYLITLVFVTSLFMFWGIAITMGDVLNKHFQHVLSLTKTQSAFVQFAIFGAYFVMGIPAGLFMKRFGYKNGVLLGLSLFALGSFLFVPAAAAASFTYFGIALFILGCGISTLETVAHPFVASLGDQRTSDQRINFAQAFNALGAIIGPAIGSYFLLRNNTAGSTDLTSVKTLYIVIGSVIASIAILFSFVKVPALTDPHAVVADPDAANVDTAPGKTLFEHKHFIWAVIAQFFNVAAQGGTWAFFINYGHEKMGFSDATAGNYMILFMGLMLAGRFAGTFLMRIIAPHSLLAIFAACNIVMCLIIAQSFGWPSFIALLMLNFFFSIMFPTIFSLGLKNLGSHTQQASSFISMGVVGGAVFPFLMGMAAEHDVASAYYLPIICYTVIFLFGAKFYKVK; the protein is encoded by the coding sequence ATGCAGGCAACAACTGTCCCCGGCCCATCGAAAGCCGCTTTTACCGAAACTAAGTACCTCATTACTCTTGTCTTTGTTACGTCGCTTTTCATGTTCTGGGGCATTGCCATTACCATGGGCGATGTATTAAACAAGCACTTTCAACACGTTCTAAGCCTTACCAAGACACAATCGGCCTTCGTCCAATTTGCTATTTTTGGCGCCTACTTTGTGATGGGTATTCCTGCCGGTTTGTTTATGAAGCGGTTTGGGTATAAAAATGGGGTATTATTAGGGCTTTCCCTGTTTGCACTGGGCTCGTTTTTGTTTGTTCCGGCCGCTGCGGCTGCATCCTTTACGTATTTTGGCATTGCTCTCTTTATCCTGGGCTGTGGAATCTCAACCCTTGAAACCGTTGCGCACCCCTTTGTTGCCTCCCTTGGCGACCAGCGTACCAGCGACCAGCGCATTAACTTTGCTCAGGCCTTCAACGCCTTGGGGGCCATCATCGGACCCGCTATCGGCTCTTATTTTCTGCTCCGGAACAATACCGCCGGAAGCACTGACCTGACGTCGGTTAAGACCTTATACATTGTGATCGGTAGCGTTATTGCGAGCATTGCCATTCTGTTTTCCTTTGTCAAAGTGCCTGCACTGACGGACCCGCACGCTGTTGTGGCCGATCCAGATGCCGCCAATGTGGACACGGCGCCCGGAAAAACTCTTTTCGAACACAAGCATTTCATCTGGGCCGTTATCGCTCAGTTTTTCAATGTGGCCGCACAGGGCGGAACCTGGGCCTTCTTCATTAATTATGGCCACGAGAAAATGGGCTTTTCCGACGCTACAGCGGGCAATTACATGATTCTCTTTATGGGACTCATGCTGGCCGGACGTTTTGCGGGTACGTTCCTGATGCGGATTATCGCGCCCCATTCGTTGCTGGCTATTTTTGCCGCCTGTAACATTGTGATGTGTCTCATCATCGCCCAAAGTTTTGGCTGGCCTTCGTTTATCGCGCTGTTGATGCTCAATTTCTTTTTCAGCATCATGTTCCCAACCATCTTTAGTCTGGGGTTAAAGAACCTTGGTTCGCATACGCAGCAGGCATCCTCCTTTATTTCAATGGGCGTCGTGGGCGGGGCCGTTTTTCCCTTTTTGATGGGTATGGCGGCCGAACACGATGTGGCATCGGCTTATTACCTGCCCATTATCTGTTACACGGTTATCTTCCTGTTCGGGGCCAAATTCTATAAAGTGAAATGA
- a CDS encoding NAD(P)H-binding protein: MKVVVTGSLGHIGQPLATELVQKGHTVTVISSKPEKQHDIEALGAIAAIGSLDDVDFLAATFTGADALFAMVPPSYTEPDQLAYYRRIVGKYIQAIQQSVVKRVVYLSSYGAHLDKGTGLILGSHYTEGMLNELSDVAITHLRPGYFYYNLYNFVPMIKEQGFIGTNYGGDDRLVMVAPSDIAAVAAEELETPSTGRQVRYIASDDLLASEVAQILGTAIGKPDLKWVVFTDEQVKDAMTKAGMPASFVAGFVELGACIHSGALREDYDLHKPTTMGKVKLADFAREFAAAF; the protein is encoded by the coding sequence ATGAAAGTCGTAGTGACAGGTTCGTTAGGGCATATTGGCCAACCACTGGCCACGGAGTTAGTACAAAAAGGACATACCGTTACGGTGATCAGCAGCAAGCCGGAGAAGCAACATGATATTGAAGCGCTGGGTGCCATTGCCGCCATTGGCTCACTGGACGATGTTGATTTTCTGGCCGCTACGTTTACCGGTGCCGACGCCCTATTTGCCATGGTGCCGCCGAGCTATACCGAGCCCGATCAGTTAGCCTATTACCGGAGAATCGTTGGTAAGTACATACAGGCCATCCAGCAGTCGGTTGTAAAGCGGGTGGTTTATCTCAGCAGCTACGGGGCGCATTTAGATAAAGGAACCGGATTGATTCTGGGTTCGCATTATACGGAAGGCATGCTCAATGAGCTGTCAGACGTGGCCATTACGCATTTGCGCCCCGGCTATTTCTACTACAACTTGTACAATTTTGTGCCGATGATCAAAGAGCAGGGGTTTATTGGGACAAATTATGGGGGAGATGATCGGCTGGTGATGGTTGCCCCGAGCGATATTGCCGCTGTAGCCGCCGAAGAACTTGAAACGCCCTCTACAGGAAGACAGGTCCGCTACATAGCCAGCGATGACCTTTTGGCCAGCGAAGTGGCTCAGATTTTAGGAACTGCCATTGGCAAGCCTGACCTGAAATGGGTCGTTTTTACTGATGAACAGGTGAAAGACGCGATGACAAAGGCCGGAATGCCAGCCTCCTTCGTCGCGGGTTTTGTCGAACTGGGCGCCTGCATTCACAGCGGAGCGTTGCGGGAGGATTATGACCTGCATAAGCCAACAACAATGGGTAAGGTAAAACTGGCTGACTTCGCCAGGGAATTTGCGGCTGCTTTTTAA